The genomic interval TGCGTGGATAATACCCTTTTTATCAACTCTAAAATTTACTTGTCCGCTTTTTGCGTTAGCTACAGCTTTAGCAACATCTATTGTAACTGTGCCTGTTTTTGGATTTGGCATTAAACCCTTTGGTCCCAAAATACGCCCCACTTTACCTACAAGAGCCATCATATCAGGAGTAGCAATAACCATATCAAAGTTAATATTGCCATTTTTAATCTCTTCTGCCAAATCATCAGCACCCACTACATCAGCTCCTGCATTTTTTGCTTCATCAGCCTTAATACCCTTTGCAAACACAGCAACACGCACTTTTTTACCTGTTCCGTGTGGCAAAACTACTGCTCCACGTATCATTTGGTCAGCGTGTCTAGGATCTACTCCTAAACGTAATGCTACTTCTACCGTTTCATCAAATTTTGCAGAAGCCAAAGACTTCACTGCGCTCACACCACTTTGAATGCTATAAACCTTTTGAGGCTCAACTTTTGCCTGTAAAGTTTGCAATCTTTTTGCTATTTTCTTACCCATAAACAAACTCCATCAATTAATCTTGAATTTCAATACCCA from Helicobacter hepaticus ATCC 51449 carries:
- the rplA gene encoding 50S ribosomal protein L1: MGKKIAKRLQTLQAKVEPQKVYSIQSGVSAVKSLASAKFDETVEVALRLGVDPRHADQMIRGAVVLPHGTGKKVRVAVFAKGIKADEAKNAGADVVGADDLAEEIKNGNINFDMVIATPDMMALVGKVGRILGPKGLMPNPKTGTVTIDVAKAVANAKSGQVNFRVDKKGIIHAPIGKASFNEEKILDNMLELVRAINRLKPTSAKGKYIRSSSLSLTMSPAIKLDSQELMDMK